The window ACGTGGCGATCTCGTCTGGCGTCAGCCGGTCCAGCCCCGCCGCCGCCTGCTCGCCGGTCGACTCGGGCGTGAGCGTGCCTGCCAGCGCCGCCCTGCCGACCAGATCGGGATGCGAGCGGATCAGCGCGATCTTTTGCTCCGTCGGCGCGCTTTCCATCACCTGGCAGAGCGCCTGATGCATGTGCGCGAGATCGCGGAATGGACGAGCGTGCCAGGCTTCGGCGACGATCCAGGGCGGCCCCTCAAAGACAAAATCGAGCGCTGCGACAAACGGCTCGTGATCGAGCGCGTTGAGCTCCGGCACTGTGAGCCGCGTTCCGGGCATAGCTACTCCTGATGGCGCGGGCGATCAACCGCTGAGCGTGGCCGATTGACGCTGTCAGGCCGCGCGAGTATAGTTGCGCCGATCAGTTTAGCATACCTGGCAACCAGGGGAGCATCCCACATGGCCTCACTTCTGCTTAAGCATGCCGCCCTGCTCGTGACGCTGGACGCCGCCGATACGCGCTGGGCCGACGGCGGCATCTATGTCGTCGACAACGTGATCCGGCAGGTCGGTCCCACCGATCAGTTGCCGCAGCAGGCCGATCGGATCATCGACGCGCGCAGCATGATCGTGCTGCCGGGCCTGGTCAACACGCACCATCATTTTTACCAGACGCTCACGCGCAACGTTCCGGCGGCGCAAAATGCCAATCTCTTCAACTGGCTGCGCACGCTCTATCCGATCTGGGCGGGCATGACGCCTGAGGCAATCGCCGTCAGCACCAAGATCGCTATCGCCGAGCTGATGCTGTCGGGCTGTACCACGGCCAGCGATCACACCTATATCTGGCCCAACGGCGCGCGCATCGACGACCAGATTCAGGCGGCGACGGAGATGGGCTTTCGCTTTCATGCCGCGCGCGGCTCGATGTCGGTCGGAGAGGCGCAGGGTGGCCTGCCGCCCGACCGCGTGGTGGAGGATGAGGCCGCCATTCTGCACGACTCGCGCCGGGTGATCGAGACGTATCACGATCCTGAGCGCTACGCGATGCTGCGGATCGTGCTCGCGCCGTGCTCGCCGTTCTCGGTTTCGCCCAACCTGATGCGCGAGAGCATCGCGCTGGCCCGCGCCTACAGCGTCCACTCGCACACGCATCTGGCCGAGACGCTGGACGAGGCCGACTACTGCGCGGCTGCGTTTGGTCGCACGCCCGTGGAGCTGGCCGAAGACCTGGGCTGGATCGGATCGGACGTGTGGCACGCCCATATGGTCCACCCCGCTGCCGACGAGATCGCGCGGCTGGGAAGCAG of the Herpetosiphonaceae bacterium genome contains:
- the uraD gene encoding 2-oxo-4-hydroxy-4-carboxy-5-ureidoimidazoline decarboxylase translates to MPGTRLTVPELNALDHEPFVAALDFVFEGPPWIVAEAWHARPFRDLAHMHQALCQVMESAPTEQKIALIRSHPDLVGRAALAGTLTPESTGEQAAAGLDRLTPDEIATFNRLNQTYRERFGFPFVICARENKKASILAGFDERLQHTREQEIEAALREIARIAYLRLRDAVAD
- a CDS encoding 8-oxoguanine deaminase yields the protein MASLLLKHAALLVTLDAADTRWADGGIYVVDNVIRQVGPTDQLPQQADRIIDARSMIVLPGLVNTHHHFYQTLTRNVPAAQNANLFNWLRTLYPIWAGMTPEAIAVSTKIAIAELMLSGCTTASDHTYIWPNGARIDDQIQAATEMGFRFHAARGSMSVGEAQGGLPPDRVVEDEAAILHDSRRVIETYHDPERYAMLRIVLAPCSPFSVSPNLMRESIALARAYSVHSHTHLAETLDEADYCAAAFGRTPVELAEDLGWIGSDVWHAHMVHPAADEIARLGSSRTGVAHCPSSNMRLASGIAPIRPLQQAGARVGLGVDGSASNDSSHLLAEARQALLLQRVTGDPAALSALDALRLATVGGAAVLGRDDLGVLAPGMAADFIGYRLDTLAFAGGAVHDPLAALVFCQPPTVDLSVINGRVRVQEGRLLDLDLPVLIERHNAIARALVRGEQQ